One Geotrypetes seraphini chromosome 15, aGeoSer1.1, whole genome shotgun sequence genomic window carries:
- the TAS1R3 gene encoding taste receptor type 1 member 3, producing the protein MGFCLMAQAVAVLLGCGFIAEDIGAKKHVAYQIFQQAGDCTLGGLFPIYFSTDSMENHWKPEPLKCKSLNSAGFIQAMAMKFTVEEINNSSTLLPEIGLGYEIYDTCLQSVATIHSSMFFITSHGTQNINLLCNFTEYRTRVMAVIGPSTSEMALASVKLLSFFLIPQISYAVTSERFSNKKNFPSFLRTVPNDKRQMEGMVELISHFQWNWIAVIASDDDYGRGVRQFSALAASKEICIAYEGFLPLYLSSAKTIQAIRETLRRVQQTNVNVTVVFASVSQAKALFQEVIKQGLTKVWLASASWVISEQILYLPGIDTIGTVIGFSPRTEVVPGFQQYISRVLAKMRQKASSGLSTTVAESFDFYERPDPFLDSDNYHLPEMLYALLGHYAYSVYTAVYSVAHTLHQMLKCQSGRCQKTCSQMYSWQLLKGIKEVNFTVLNTTFYFDENGSPNIGYDVVTWIHKGKELSVDKISQYSEALDDINSSLIDWQTAGNTVPPSRCSKACKQGQIKTVKGFHSCCFDCIDCLEGTFQTAEDDFHCKPCPKGEWSSNRSTSCNKPTFTYMEWSSAVAIVFLLLTAGLLLLLTAIAILFLKHLHLPVVQAAGGKMSFLILLSLMALCSGVSLFIGKPTDLVCQIQMPFLALSITTCLATFLVKSLQLIVVTDFKNLPPCYLDWLKRRGAWIIITLSIVGQGLLCIWHLRIIVPLSEAYSPVTFLEQYLMCGRTPLLNFAYMYGYNGLLGLSSFVCTCLAQKPLKKYNLARDITFSMLGYLVIWVIFVPAHANLKDKARSILYIMTILTSAFVITAGYFLPKCYFIVFKPVMVDYFQIYIS; encoded by the exons ATGGGTTTCTGCCTCATGGCTCAGGCTGTAGCTGTCTTGCTGGGGTGTGGATTTATCGCAGAAGACATAGGAGCTAAGAAGCATGTCGCCTATCAGATCTTTCAGCAGGCTGGTGACTGTACTCTAGGAGGTTTGTTTCCCATCTACTTCTCAACAGACAGCATGGAAAACCACTGGAAGCCTGAGCCCCTGAAGTGTAAAAG CTTGAACTCTGCAGGTTTTATACAAGCCATGGCAATGAAATTCACAGTGGAGGAAATCAACAACTCCAGCACCTTACTGCCTGAAATAGGACTTGGCTATGAGATCTATGACACCTGCCTGCAGTCTGTGGCTACAATACATTCATCCATGTTCTTCATCACCAGCCATGGAACTCAGAATATCAATTTGCTTTGCAACTTCACAGAGTACCGGACCCGAGTCATGGCAGTGATTGGCCCCTCAACGTCTGAGATGGCTTTGGCCAGTGTGAAACTGCTCAGTTTTTTCCTGATTCCACAG attAGCTATGCAGTCACATCAGAAAGGTTCAGTAATAAGAAAAACTTCCCATCCTTTCTGCGGACAGTACCGAACGATAAAAGGCAGATGGAAGGGATGGTTGAGCTCATAAGCCATTTCCAGTGGAATTGGATAGCAGTGATTGCAAGTGATGATGACTATGGGAGGGGCGTCAGACAGTTTTCGGCACTGGCTGCCTCTAAAGAAATCTGCATTGCCTACGAAGGCTTCCTACCGCTCTATCTGAGCAGTGCCAAAACAATTCAGGCGATCCGTGAGACACTGCGCCGAGTCCAGCAGACTAATGTAAATGTCACTGTCGTCTTTGCCTCTGTCTCCCAGGCTAAAGCTCTTTTTCAAGAAGTCATCAAACAAGGGTTAACCAAGGTGTGGCTTGCCAGTGCATCTTGGGTAATATCTGAACAGATTTTATACCTACCTGGCATTGATACTATTGGAACAGTGATTGGATTCTCGCCAAGAACTGAAGTTGTCCCCGGATTTCAGCAGTACATAAGCCGCGTACTTGCTAAAATGAGGCAGAAAGCCTCTTCAGGGCTCTCCACAACTGTAGCAGAGAGCTTTGATTTCTATGAAAGACCTGATCCCTTTCTAGACTCGGATAATTACCATTTGCCAGAGATGCTGTATGCTTTGCTAGGACACTATGCATACAGTGTGTATACCGCAGTGTACAGTGTGGCTCATACTCTGCACCAGATGCTCAAATGCCAATCAGGAAGATGCCAGAAAACATGTTCCCAGATGTACTCTTGGCAG TTGTTGAAAGGGATTAAAGAAGTTAATTTCACCGTATTAAACACCACCTTCTACTTTGATGAAAATGGCAGCCCCAACATTGGGTATGACGTTGTTACTTGGATACATAAGGGGAAGGAGCTGAGCGTTGACAAGATTAGTCAGTACAGCGAAGCGCTGGATGACATCAATAGCAGCTTGATCGACTGGCAGACAGCGGGGAACACG GTCCCTCCATCACGGTGCTCCAAAGCCTGCAAACAAGGCCAGATTAAAACTGTGAAGGGTTTCCATTCCTGCTGCTTTGACTGTATCGACTGCCTGGAAGGAACCTTCCAAACTGCCGAAG ATGATTTCCATTGCAAGCCATGCCCTAAGGGTGAGTGGTCCAGTAACAGGAGCACTAGCTGCAACAAGCCAACTTTTACTTACATGGAATGGAGCAGTGCAGTAGCAATAGTctttctgcttctcactgctgGGCTCCTGCTCTTGCTCACGGCCATCGCCATCCTCTTCTTGAAACATCTGCACCTGCCAGTCGTGCAGGCCGCAGGGGGTAAGATGAGCTTCCTGATCCTTCTGTCCCTGATGGCACTGTGCAGTGGCGTAAGCCTTTTCATCGGAAAACCCACTGACCTGGTCTGCCAGATCCAGATGCCATTTCTGGCTCTCAGCATCACGACCTGCCTCGCAACCTTCCTGGTGAAGTCCCTCCAGCTCATCGTCGTCACAGATTTTAAAAACCTGCCTCCCTGCTACCTTGACTGGTTGAAACGCAGAGGCGCGTGGATAATTATCACCTTGAGCATCGTAGGTCAGGGTCTGCTTTGCATCTGGCATTTGCGCATCATAGTTCCTTTGTCCGAAGCATACTCCCCAGTCACTTTTCTGGAACAATACCTGATGTGTGGCAGAACCCCCTTGCTAAACTTTGCCTATATGTATGGCTATAATGGATTACTAGGTCTTTCTTCCTTTGTGTGTACTTGTCTGGCACAAAAGCCTCTTAAAAAATACAACCTGGCTCGAGATATTACCTTTTCAATGTTGGGGTACCTTGTCATCTGGGTTATTTTTGTCCCTGCTCACGCCAATCTAAAAGATAAGGCTCGTTCTATTCTCTACATTATGACCATCCTCACCAGTGCATTTGTTATCACTGCAGGCTACTTTTTGCCAAAATGTTACTTTATTGTTTTTAAACCTGTAATGGTAGATTATTTCCAGATCTACATCAGCTAA